The following are encoded together in the Macrobrachium nipponense isolate FS-2020 chromosome 14, ASM1510439v2, whole genome shotgun sequence genome:
- the LOC135226220 gene encoding uncharacterized protein K02A2.6-like yields MAFEKTKEAFIAPPVLAHFDASLPTMLQTDASKLHGMGFVLLQQHGEAWKLIQCGSRFLTNAETRYAIIEVEMAAVLWAARKCSVYLAGLTYFDLVVDHRPLVSILENPRLQRMRMKLCRFTFAARWQSGKCHSMPDALSRSPVQSLVEDNDVLDDADLLHAAVVLSLLATCEEGIRLAPLWDQTLDKIRDASAHDGEYLSLRDVIMKGFPDHKHSLPEELRAYWGIRDMLARIPQYAVDDGLIVYGPRLLIPRSLRSETLQCLHDAHQGVDRTKRRARQTIYWPGIDRDVENTVKSCSRCRELIPGQQNEPLMQEDLPSRVFESVSADYFHISGKTFLVYVDRLSGWPYVSLCNGSTSAAQLVSLLRPIFSDTGVPVVLKTDGGPQFASSTLPHFLARWGVEYHVTSPYNPKANGHAEATMKIIKKLILTTTGNGKLDEDEFA; encoded by the coding sequence ATGGCTTTCGAGAAAACTAAAGAAGCATTCATAGCTCCTCCTGTTTTAGCTCATTTTGATGCATCTTTACCTACTATGCTTCAAACTGATGCATCTAAGTTGCATGGTATGGGGTTTGTTTTGCTGCAACAACATGGAGAGGCTTGGAAGCTCATCCAGTGTGGATCCAGGTTTTTAACAAATGCGGAAACTAGGTATGCCATAATTGAGGTTGAGATGGCTGCTGTACTTTGGGCAGCGAGGAAATGCAGTGTTTACTTGGCTGGTTTGACTTATTTTGACCTGGTAGTAGACCATCGACCACTTGTTTCTATTCTAGAAAATCCTCGACTGCAGCGTATGAGAATGAAACTCTGCAGATTTACTTTTGCTGCACGGTGGCAAAGTGGGAAATGTCACAGCATGCCGGATGCACTCTCTCGTTcaccagttcagagccttgttgaGGACAATGATGTGCTGGATGATGCAGATCTATTGCATGCTGCTGTTGTATTGTCTTTATTAGCTACTTGTGAGGAGGGCATAAGGTTAGCACCTCTATGGGACCAGACGCTGGATAAGATTCGTGATGCTTCTGCACATGATGGTGAATATCTGTCATTAAgagatgtaataatgaaaggatttCCAGATCATAAGCATAGCTTACCAGAAGAGTTGCGAGCATACTGGGGAATTCGGGACATGCTGGCCCGAATTCCCCAGTATGCCGTGGATGATGGTTTGATAGTTTATGGACCTAGACTTCTCATACCTCGCAGCCTGCGTAGCGAAACTTTGCAGTGTCTACATGATGCTCACCAAGGAGTGGACCGCACCAAGCGTCGAGCACGCCAGACTATATACTGGCCAGGGATTGACAGGGACGTTGAGAATACAGTGAAGTCTTGTTCTCGTTGCCGAGAGCTGATACCAGGTCAGCAGAATGAGCCTTTGATGCAGGAAGACTTGCCAAGTCGAGTATTTGAGTCCGTGTCTGCtgattattttcatatctctGGCAAGACATTTCTTGTGTACGTTGATCGCCTATCAGGTTGGCCATATGTATCTTTGTGCAATGGATCAACTTCTGCAGCTCAACTAGTTAGTTTGTTGAGGCCAATATTTTCAGACACAGGTGTGCCTGTAGTACTGAAAACGGATGGAGGACCGCAGTTCGCTTCATCAACATTGCCGCATTTCCTTGCTCGATGGGGGGTGGAATACCACGTGACATCGCCCTATAATCCAAAAGCAAATGGTCATGCCGAAGCTACCATGAAGATTATCAAGAAGTTGATTTTGACGACCACAGGAAATGGCAAGCTGGATGAGGATGAGTTCGCATGA